In Exiguobacterium sibiricum 7-3, a genomic segment contains:
- a CDS encoding sigma-54-dependent Fis family transcriptional regulator, translating to MHHLLIVGAGRGGTEVLHAFQRSPLLTVIGVVDSDEHAIGVQLAKRGQIRVEKTWTAFEGTAIDFIIDATGEHGVLEQLIHYFPDAAVLPGEFVRVLLERLAEKERMLEAIIHCTSEAISVADQAGETMLINPAYTRMTGYTEDDVIGKPASADIGMQESVHLRVLETGESVRDARMKIGQDRRDIIVNAAPVVVDGQVRGSVGVIRDISEMKALTKELKAAKQKIRTLEAKYTFDDIIAESESMRFVVDQAKLAATMPVNVLIRGESGTGKELFAHAIHAASDRRYEQFVRVNCAAIAPSLLESELFGYEEGAFSGARRGGKRGYFEEAHGGSLFLDEIGELPLDVQAKLLRVLQENEVVRVGGAKAVPVDVRIIAATNANLEQKIITGEFREDLYYRINRLPIHIPALRERPDDLAPLSTHLLRKLNQSYGRSVERVSEDALDAIRKQTWKGNVRELENVIGRALIFTDKTEQVLRKGHLQLVVPTSPKRSERPKKEIKHLSDEMSYLEEQLIREALDVVNGNKTEAAKQLGISLRALYYKVERFNIQC from the coding sequence ATGCATCATCTCTTGATTGTTGGTGCGGGGCGCGGTGGAACAGAAGTATTACATGCTTTTCAGCGTTCGCCTTTGTTGACGGTTATCGGGGTCGTTGATTCAGACGAACACGCGATTGGTGTTCAACTCGCAAAACGGGGACAGATTCGGGTTGAAAAAACTTGGACGGCTTTTGAGGGCACAGCCATTGATTTTATTATCGACGCGACCGGAGAACACGGTGTGCTTGAACAATTGATTCATTATTTTCCGGACGCAGCGGTTTTACCCGGAGAATTTGTTCGTGTGTTACTTGAACGGCTGGCAGAAAAGGAACGGATGCTCGAAGCAATCATTCATTGTACGAGCGAAGCGATTTCAGTCGCTGATCAAGCGGGTGAAACGATGCTGATCAATCCGGCATATACGCGAATGACCGGTTATACAGAGGATGACGTCATCGGTAAACCGGCAAGTGCTGATATCGGCATGCAGGAATCAGTTCATTTACGGGTGCTGGAAACGGGAGAAAGTGTCCGGGATGCCCGGATGAAAATTGGTCAAGACAGACGGGACATCATCGTCAATGCAGCTCCTGTCGTCGTTGATGGTCAAGTACGGGGGTCAGTCGGTGTCATCCGGGATATCTCGGAAATGAAGGCATTAACAAAAGAATTGAAGGCTGCGAAACAAAAAATCCGGACGCTTGAAGCGAAATACACATTTGATGACATTATCGCTGAAAGCGAATCGATGCGTTTTGTCGTGGACCAGGCGAAGCTTGCAGCGACAATGCCGGTTAATGTCTTAATCCGGGGAGAGTCCGGTACCGGGAAAGAATTGTTTGCCCATGCGATTCATGCTGCAAGTGATCGCCGGTATGAACAATTCGTCCGGGTCAATTGTGCAGCGATTGCACCGAGCCTGCTTGAAAGCGAATTATTTGGTTATGAAGAAGGAGCGTTCTCGGGAGCACGTCGTGGCGGAAAACGAGGATATTTCGAAGAAGCGCATGGCGGCTCATTGTTTTTAGATGAGATCGGTGAATTGCCGCTTGATGTACAGGCGAAATTATTACGCGTGTTGCAGGAAAATGAAGTCGTTCGAGTCGGCGGAGCGAAAGCGGTCCCGGTCGATGTCCGAATCATTGCAGCGACGAATGCGAATCTCGAGCAAAAAATCATTACCGGTGAGTTCCGAGAAGATTTATATTATCGGATCAATCGGTTACCGATTCATATTCCGGCTCTTCGTGAACGGCCGGACGATCTTGCTCCGCTCTCGACGCATCTGTTGCGTAAATTGAATCAAAGTTACGGACGATCCGTCGAACGGGTTTCTGAAGACGCGTTGGACGCCATTCGAAAACAGACGTGGAAAGGAAACGTCCGCGAATTAGAAAATGTCATTGGACGTGCTTTGATTTTTACAGATAAAACGGAACAGGTCTTACGAAAAGGTCATCTGCAACTGGTTGTCCCGACGTCACCGAAACGATCGGAACGTCCAAAAAAAGAAATCAAACACCTTTCGGATGAGATGTCGTACTTGGAAGAACAATTGATTCGGGAAGCCCTTGATGTCGTGAATGGAAACAAGACTGAAGCGGCCAAACAATTAGGGATTTCTTTACGAGCCCTCTATTACAAGGTGGAGCGGTTTAACATCCAATGTTAG
- the spo0A gene encoding sporulation transcription factor Spo0A → MIRVGIADDNREMVELIRQHLSAQDDMEVVCVAYNGESCLEKLEHVETDVLLLDIIMPHLDGLGVLEALMNHESSPAVIMLSAFGKDEVSQQAVSLGAAYFLLKPFSLDQLVNKIRLVVHGVQTNQIEPVETKVGTTLREIGIAPHIKGFTYLKDAVLMVLEREDLLGLITKELYPMIAKKHQTTSSRVERAMRHAIKSAWKEGMSEHTLFNGRIEQQKSPKNSEFISYVSNHMNGS, encoded by the coding sequence TTGATTAGAGTTGGGATTGCAGATGATAACCGAGAGATGGTCGAATTGATTCGGCAACATCTATCTGCCCAAGACGACATGGAAGTAGTGTGTGTCGCATACAATGGCGAGAGTTGTCTGGAGAAATTGGAACATGTCGAGACGGACGTTCTATTATTAGATATCATCATGCCTCATCTTGATGGGTTAGGGGTCTTGGAGGCATTGATGAATCATGAAAGCAGTCCGGCTGTCATCATGTTAAGTGCGTTCGGAAAAGATGAAGTATCGCAACAAGCGGTTTCACTGGGCGCTGCCTACTTTTTATTAAAACCGTTTAGTTTAGATCAACTTGTCAATAAAATACGCCTGGTCGTTCATGGCGTACAGACGAACCAAATAGAACCGGTCGAAACGAAAGTCGGGACCACGCTACGGGAAATCGGGATTGCTCCGCATATCAAAGGGTTCACGTACTTAAAAGATGCAGTCTTGATGGTGCTGGAACGAGAAGATTTATTGGGGTTGATCACAAAAGAACTGTACCCGATGATTGCCAAAAAACATCAAACAACCTCCTCGCGTGTCGAACGGGCGATGCGTCATGCGATTAAGTCGGCTTGGAAAGAAGGTATGAGTGAACATACCTTATTCAACGGACGGATTGAACAACAGAAAAGTCCCAAAAATTCCGAGTTCATTTCTTATGTGTCAAACCATATGAACGGATCTTAA
- a CDS encoding DUF2627 family protein, which produces MRIIGLLSLFIPGIIGAIGIKLMRDSVFLKAQFPFRYLGDSAYVYVLQGFTGLALAIGGIGFVAGYVFYRDRKRGKVSERYQKK; this is translated from the coding sequence ATGCGAATCATCGGTTTATTATCTTTATTCATTCCAGGTATCATCGGCGCCATTGGCATCAAGCTGATGCGGGACAGTGTTTTCCTAAAAGCTCAGTTCCCCTTCCGGTATCTAGGGGATTCTGCCTATGTATATGTATTACAAGGGTTCACCGGCTTAGCGTTAGCCATCGGTGGGATCGGCTTCGTCGCCGGTTATGTTTTTTATCGTGATCGAAAACGAGGCAAGGTTTCCGAACGGTATCAAAAAAAATAA
- the yqiS gene encoding phosphate butyryltransferase, with amino-acid sequence MRFEQMVQQAAGLEDAVVAIASADDEEVMDAVSLAIENNLARFHLFGDATRIQKMIHDRQLRESQFVITHTATAQEAAERAAYAVRKGDADVLMKGLVPTATFMKAVLNKETGLRSGNVLSHVALFEVPGRETAIGLTDAAIHIAPTLEDKVHIIENGVTALRAVGYSLPKVAVLAAVEVVNPTMQATIDAALLTQMNRRGQIKDCLVDGPLALDNAVNLEAAKQKGLTGDVAGAADLLVVPQIEVGNVIYKSLMYFAQASVAAILVGAKAPVVLTSRADTAEAKLYSLAFALLNAQPTKKVKQTI; translated from the coding sequence TTGAGGTTTGAACAGATGGTTCAGCAAGCAGCAGGTCTTGAAGATGCAGTCGTTGCGATTGCGTCAGCAGATGATGAAGAAGTAATGGATGCCGTGTCGCTGGCAATTGAGAACAATTTAGCCCGTTTTCATTTGTTTGGGGATGCGACACGCATTCAAAAAATGATTCATGACCGACAGCTGAGGGAGTCACAATTCGTCATCACGCATACAGCCACGGCACAAGAAGCAGCCGAGCGTGCCGCTTATGCTGTCCGCAAAGGGGATGCGGATGTCTTGATGAAGGGACTTGTTCCGACAGCAACGTTCATGAAAGCTGTTTTAAATAAGGAAACAGGTTTACGGTCAGGAAATGTGTTGTCTCATGTCGCGTTGTTTGAAGTACCGGGACGGGAGACTGCCATCGGATTGACGGATGCTGCGATTCATATCGCACCGACACTGGAGGATAAAGTTCACATCATTGAAAACGGAGTGACCGCACTTCGGGCAGTCGGATACTCTTTGCCGAAAGTCGCAGTGCTAGCGGCTGTCGAAGTCGTTAATCCGACGATGCAGGCAACGATTGATGCTGCCTTACTGACTCAAATGAATCGGCGTGGACAGATCAAGGATTGCCTTGTTGATGGTCCACTCGCGCTCGATAATGCTGTCAATTTAGAAGCGGCGAAGCAAAAGGGGCTGACAGGGGACGTTGCGGGGGCAGCGGATCTTCTCGTCGTTCCTCAGATTGAAGTCGGGAATGTGATTTATAAATCATTGATGTATTTTGCACAGGCATCGGTCGCTGCCATTTTGGTGGGGGCGAAGGCTCCCGTCGTCTTGACGAGTCGAGCCGATACGGCAGAAGCGAAACTGTATTCATTAGCCTTTGCTCTACTTAATGCGCAACCTACAAAAAAAGTTAAACAAACAATCTAA
- a CDS encoding Leu/Phe/Val dehydrogenase — MVETNVEARFSIFETMAMEDYEQVVFCHDKVSGLKAIIAIHDTTLGPALGGLRMWNYASDEEALIDALRLAKGMTYKNAAAGLNLGGGKAVIIGDAKTQKSEALFRAFGRYVQSLNGRYITAEDVNTTVADMDYIHMETDFVTGVSPAFGSSGNPSPVTAYGVYRGMKAAAKEVYGTDSLGGKTVAIQGVGNVAFNLCRHLHEEGAKLIVTDINQDALRRAEEAFGALVVGPDEIYSVDADIFAPCALGATLNDETIPQLKVKIIAGAANNQLKEDRHGDMLQERGILYTPDFVINAGGVINVADELDGYNRERAMKKVELVYDAVAKVIEIAKRDHLPTYRAAEKMAEERIATMGSARSQFLRRDKNILGSRG, encoded by the coding sequence ATGGTCGAAACAAACGTAGAAGCACGATTCAGTATTTTTGAAACAATGGCAATGGAAGATTACGAACAGGTCGTTTTTTGTCACGATAAAGTCTCAGGGTTAAAAGCCATCATCGCGATTCATGATACGACACTTGGACCGGCACTCGGCGGACTCCGGATGTGGAACTATGCGTCGGATGAGGAAGCATTGATTGATGCTTTACGATTGGCAAAAGGCATGACGTATAAAAATGCGGCAGCCGGTCTTAATCTCGGTGGCGGGAAAGCCGTCATCATCGGTGATGCGAAGACTCAAAAATCAGAAGCTTTGTTCCGGGCATTCGGTCGTTACGTACAGTCGTTAAACGGACGTTATATCACAGCGGAAGACGTCAATACGACAGTAGCCGATATGGATTACATCCATATGGAAACGGACTTCGTAACAGGCGTGAGCCCGGCATTCGGATCAAGTGGTAATCCCTCACCTGTCACGGCATACGGTGTTTACCGCGGGATGAAAGCAGCAGCCAAAGAAGTATACGGTACAGATTCACTCGGTGGAAAAACAGTTGCGATTCAAGGCGTTGGTAACGTTGCTTTTAACTTATGCCGTCATCTGCACGAAGAAGGTGCAAAATTGATTGTCACGGACATCAATCAAGATGCGTTACGCCGCGCGGAAGAAGCGTTTGGTGCTTTAGTCGTCGGACCAGATGAAATTTACAGTGTCGATGCTGATATCTTTGCGCCGTGTGCCCTGGGTGCGACATTGAATGATGAGACGATTCCACAACTGAAAGTCAAAATCATTGCCGGTGCCGCAAACAACCAATTGAAAGAAGACCGTCATGGGGACATGCTCCAAGAACGCGGTATTCTCTATACACCAGACTTCGTCATCAACGCAGGTGGTGTCATCAATGTGGCGGACGAACTCGACGGATACAACCGCGAGCGGGCAATGAAAAAAGTGGAACTTGTCTATGATGCGGTAGCAAAAGTCATCGAAATCGCAAAACGTGATCATCTGCCGACTTATCGGGCGGCTGAAAAGATGGCGGAAGAACGGATTGCGACGATGGGCAGTGCCCGCAGCCAGTTTTTACGTCGCGATAAAAACATTCTGGGATCACGCGGTTAA
- the buk gene encoding butyrate kinase, whose protein sequence is MSERILTINPGSTSTKIGIFDGTEQVFTKTLRHSAEAVGGPLSDQLTIRRQVVLDVLAQEQIELKALTAIVGRGGLLRPLVSGTYRVNQEMREDLLNGTFGVHASNLGGLLADEIGQTLSIPAFIVDPVVVDELEPIARLTGLPELERKSIFHALNQKAVAKRYAKEIGTPYEQLRLIVAHMGGGITVGAHLNGRVIDVNNGLDGEGAFSPERSGSLPVGQLVELCYSTKYKLEEMKRLVVGSGGLVAHLGTYDAIEIERRIDDGDEKAALLYEAMAYRVAKEIAAQSAVLYGQVDAVILTGGLAYSDRLTKAIEERIAHIGSVIRIPGEDELRALAEGVLRVLRQEEQAKEYGGELTWLENSTSLS, encoded by the coding sequence ATGAGCGAACGTATTTTAACCATCAATCCGGGTTCAACCTCAACGAAAATCGGAATCTTTGATGGAACAGAGCAAGTGTTTACGAAAACGTTGCGCCATTCAGCTGAAGCGGTCGGAGGACCGCTTTCAGATCAGCTGACCATCAGACGCCAAGTCGTCCTTGATGTATTGGCACAAGAACAGATTGAATTGAAAGCGCTTACGGCTATCGTTGGTCGTGGTGGTCTGCTTCGTCCTCTCGTTAGCGGGACGTACCGGGTCAATCAAGAAATGCGTGAGGATTTGTTGAACGGAACGTTTGGGGTTCATGCCTCGAACCTTGGAGGGCTGCTTGCGGACGAGATTGGTCAGACGCTTTCGATTCCGGCATTCATCGTTGACCCGGTCGTTGTGGATGAACTGGAGCCAATTGCCCGCCTTACAGGCTTACCTGAACTCGAACGGAAAAGTATTTTCCATGCCTTAAATCAAAAGGCAGTGGCGAAGCGGTATGCGAAAGAGATTGGGACACCGTACGAGCAATTGCGGTTGATTGTTGCCCATATGGGTGGTGGAATTACAGTTGGTGCCCATCTGAATGGACGTGTGATCGATGTCAACAATGGACTGGACGGAGAAGGTGCTTTTTCACCGGAACGAAGCGGGTCCTTGCCTGTTGGTCAACTAGTAGAACTATGTTATAGTACCAAGTATAAACTCGAGGAAATGAAGCGTCTGGTCGTTGGGTCAGGCGGACTTGTCGCGCACTTAGGCACGTATGATGCGATTGAAATCGAACGTCGGATTGACGATGGAGATGAAAAAGCCGCTCTACTCTATGAGGCGATGGCATACCGAGTTGCAAAGGAAATCGCAGCCCAAAGTGCTGTTTTATATGGTCAAGTCGATGCTGTCATCTTAACGGGCGGACTCGCATACAGTGACCGATTGACAAAAGCGATTGAAGAACGGATTGCACATATCGGATCTGTCATCCGGATACCGGGTGAAGATGAGTTACGTGCGCTCGCAGAAGGCGTGTTACGTGTACTGCGTCAAGAGGAACAAGCGAAGGAATATGGAGGCGAACTAACATGGCTAGAGAATTCGACGTCGTTGTCCTAG